tttttttgaagcatgaaaacaGAAAGAGCAAGCCTAGTTAGCTATTACACATGGGTATCTTCTACCCACATAGTTATTTAATAGAATTTGGTTGAGAAAATGTGGGATTGTCTTGTCCCATATTGTTGTTGATAAGTTTCCTGTTTGGATTTCGTCTGCTGCAAAGTTTTTCAGGCCATATGCTGCTTGGTTCCCCCCTCTATAATTGTGTTGAATAACACAAAGAGAAATTTGTTGCATTCTTTAATTTATTTCGTAATCATTTCTGCAATATACCACGGAGCTTCAGCCTCCGTTTTTATGAAGCACATCATATTTTCCGAATCCGTGTAAGATAACTTTTGACCATTGTCTCTCTATTGCCGTCATTGATACCAGCAGAGTTTCCCATGTTTTGGCTATTAGCGCGGTAGTTATTCCTAGAAGCTGCGCGAGAGCCATCACAGTTTGAGTACTCGAATTCCTGCAAATAAAACCTGCACCCGCCATTCCTGGATGTCCCCTAGCAGCACCATCCGTGTTGATCTTTATCCAATCCGGTTCAGGTCTGGCCCAGCCTTCtaatattgttgttgttgctctgCTATTTGTTGGATTGACCCTGGATGGTGGGTCCCCAGGTAAAATCAGGGCCAGAACTTTTTTTTGCCAATTCAGATACCTGTTGTTTCTTCAAAGTCTATGCCAGGATGTTGCCTTGGGATGTATGGTGTTGTTTGAAAACTAATTCATTTCTGGACATCCAGAAGTtccagaaaagaaaacagaaaattgatacAGAGGGGGTATGGCCAGTGTTTTGCAGAATTTGTGAAACGGTTGTTTGATTGTTTATAGTGATATGGGAGTTGAGGTTGGTTTGGTTGGTCGATAGAAGAGATAATTGGTTGTTCCAGGTAGTTGTTGCTATTGGGCATTGAATAAGCATGTGATCCGATGTTTCTGGTTCGACGTTGCACTTGGGACATTGGTTAGATTGGTGAGGTTGATGCGGGATAAAATAAAAAAGGTCGAAAGACCTTCATTGATAGTTTTCCATAAAAAAatctgaatttttggtggacatggtaaattCACAAAAATTCGGTGGGTGGAAGGGGGTTTAGGTGACAATCGTGAAGTAACACTAGTTATTAAGAACGTTTAACTTTACCAAttacaaataatttttttattgtgCATCATCATTTAATTAGGTCGGTGGGTCTAACTATAATTTGACATGTGTTATAATAAATTTATCACCAAGATAACAAATGATggttttaataaagaaaaaaatgaacCAAGACATTAGCACTataattcattttttttctctctcctctccttTCCTATTCTCTCTAAGAAAAAAACTCTAACCTCCGTTAATTTCGTTCCCAGATTTGGTCCTTTTCGGTCCAGATCTGAGCAagatgtctttttcttttttagttttaatcgaataaaagtagtttttttttatgtctcttgacatatttcttcgctatTTTGAGTGATATTGCTTCGCCATTTGAGGCGAGTTTCTGTTCGCTTTGAGGGCGATTTATTCAAACCTTGATCGCTGGTTCGTGACTTGTTATTCTCGACTCAAGAACATCAACTATCCAACACGATATTGCTTCGAATCCAATTTCAATCCAAAGGATTTAGCGCATCCGAGTTCGTTTGGATCTACGAGATTTTGGGCAAATAACTCCTTTCTTTTAGGAGCAtatcttattgaagaagaagaaagtcagATTAAATGGTCGAAATCGATTCTGGATTATACCATCATCTTTCCCTGCTACATTTATGAAAATTGGGTATCTTTAAAGTATATGGCTTTTCCTTTTCGCGATTTACTTGTAAGTGATATCTTCATGtgcattagggttttgattatcttgtactttgatatttttgttatttttgtaagcgatcatgtaatcactattttgatttgaataaattgaaatttgttgatttacaaaaaaaaaaaaaaaaaaaaaaaaaaaaattactgatCCCGCACTTTGTGCTCAATTCCCAACTTCGGAGTTTCTCTTGTAGACTTTGAATAAGATAGGTCCACTTGCCCATAGACGAATTGAAATCGAATCTTGGCATCTTGCGATTGACATGAATATGACTGTTTGGTGGCTCAGTTGACAGTGGGCCTGTTGTGCGCATAATCTATTGTCTCAAAATTTCGAGGTGCCCCCTGATGGATAAGTTATTTCAAGATCGACGGCCTTTTGCCCTTTGGCTTCAGGTCCATTCCAAAGTTCAGACATTCTACACTTCTGGCGAATCCTCGTAAAAATGTAAACCACTTGAGATATTTTTGTCTGGAATTTGGTCCCTTTTGGGGATCTAATGTTGGCCTCTCTGGTCTCAAATCTTTCTTTGTTCGGTCATATCCGCGAGTCTGCGTCCATATATATCTTCATGTACACTTGCCTTTCATTTATAATGCACTCTACTACTctagtaaaaaaacaaaaaaaataattttcatcATCGAgcgaacaaagaaaaagaaacaaaaaggtATTGACAACAACTAGTCTCTGAATCACACTGATCGGGGAAGTCCTGCAAGGTATGTACGGGTTCAAGGAATTCGTTGTTATAATCCACGTTTATAAGTCTATATATCTCATACATTCTTCTACTTTCCTGCAAAAGTTAGAATAAGATTTGAATATTCCTATCTTTTTCTGATTTGAATCTGTAGCTTCTTAGTTTTGCGCCTATAAATGGAAGAGTAAACAGCGATAGCTTCTGAAAACCAGACATCAACCTGTTAAACGTCTACAGCTACCTATCTAACAATGTCTTCTTATTCATCACCATCATTTCTTTTTCTCGCATTTGTTGCACTTTCTACACTGGTGAGTACTTATGACCATCACTTAGTGGAAGCACAAACAAATACACCTCCATTAGTAAAGGGACTCTCATGGACTTTCTACAAATCAAACTGTCCGGAACTGGAAACTATCATTAGGACTGAACTCAAGAAggtctttgaaaaagatattggtcaagctGCCGGTTTGCTTCGTCTCCATTTCCACGACTGTTTTGTCCAGGTAACTATAACTATTGCTGCATCCATAAAACAATTTGTTGTGATTATTCTTTCAGTTAGATGCACGAATGATACGTGTAATTACTAGCTATCCGCTTTTGCCAAGTTCTGATGTTGGCTGAATTTTATTTTCGTTCGATTTAACTCTCAGCAGATCAAAGTTTAGAAAATCTAGTTTGATGTTACTCTGTGTTTGTGTAGGGTTGTGAGGCGTCGGTTTTGCTTGATGGGTCTGCTAGTGGACCAAGTGAGAAGAACGCACCACCAAACTTCTCACTCAGGCCCCAAGCCTTTAAGATCATAAACGACCTGCAAACTCTTGTCCAAAAAGCATGTGGTCGTGTTGTCTCTTGTTCCGACATTGTTGCTCTTGCTGCTCGCGACGCTGTCCATCTGGTAAGCTTATAAGTCTTccattccatatatatatatatacatatgcatgGTTGATCGTTATTGAGAAGATGGCGTAGGAATTTTTAATGTGCATGTATTCTGTCTCTGTAGTCTGGAGGTCCAAACTACAAAGTCCCTCTTGGTAGACGGGATGCAACTGCCTTTGCAACCAGAAATGAAACAATTCAGAATCTTCCTGCTCCCACCGCAAATACAAGTACTCTTATTACAGCTCTTGCTGCTAAGAATCTTACCACTACTGATCTCGTTGCACTCTCTGGTGGTCACACCATCGGTGTCGGAAATTGCTCATCCTTCACGAATCGCTTATACCCTACCCAAGATCCCACCATGAACCAGAGCTTCGCAAGCAACCTTAAAATGACTTGCCCTAAAGCTGACACTATCAATACCACAGTGCTTGACATTCGATCGCCAAATGTGTTCGACAACAAGTACTATGTAGATCTCATGAACCGTCAAGGTCTCTTCACTTCTGACCAAGATTTGTATATGGACAATAGGACCCGACCCATTGTCACTCGCTTTGGTGTGAATCAAACTCTGTTCTTCGAGAATTTCGTGTTCTCAATGATTAAGATGGGCCAGTTAAACGTATTGACTGGTACTGAAGGACAAATTCGGGTCAATTGCTCTGCTCGTAACCCAACCTCTTCTTCATTCTACTTGTCCTCTGTggttgacgaagaagaagatcatGAAGATATGTCAGCTACATATTAATAATTGTTGTGTAATTTCATGTTATATATATGAAGCTATGGCCTAGCAGACACGCCTAGCTAGCCAGTTTATGCTGTTGTCTGTATGTATGTAATATGTTCACCCGCTTTGTCTATCAGAGCTGCAATAAGATGATTATCCATTAAAAATTTAGTTGAACAGTGGAAGCTATTGCCGGACGAAGTTACACCAAGACAGAAAAATGATCCGGTCAAAAGGTTTTGCTTAAAGTCAAGGACTGGATATAGGAAATGAACCCAAAACATAAGGGTGTtctagtaataaaaatgaattaaacCCTTTGTTTAGATCTCTTCTCTCTACCTTCCTTCTATTGTAAGTTTGAAATGATACCTAGTACGAAAGAAAAGAGCGGGATTTAGAAGACAAAGGAGAAAATCACATCATTCAATGGCTAATGATCATGTAGAAATTCTGTCAGATGATGATGATCCATTACTATCTCCATGTCCATTTCCATACAACCCTCCTCctaccaaaagaagaaaaaataacagCGATGAGGGTGTTGCAACtcttctcccttcttcttcttctacacttGTAATTCTCGATGACGATCCAACTCCTATTAAGAAACCTACTCAATCAATCTTTTCGTCATCCTCTTCTCCCTCTTTTGTTCCTGAAACcccattttcatcattaaaaGATTCGTCCAAATCTGATGTCTCAGTTCTTAAATGTGCCAACTCCGCTGACCCTAAAATTGGGGATTCATCATTTACGCTTCCAAGTCGAAACCACAGAGAATATTCTGGTTAGTGcatattatttctttttgattatttttttttcataatttgtTGATTGTTTGGGTTTTTGTTATGAGAATTTTGTGttctggaaattagggttttctttagGTTTGGGGTTTAGCAGGGTAGTAGCTTGGAGTGTCATTAGCCATGGAAAGGAACTGGTCTCGAATTTAATGGATTCTGTTAGATTCTAGGTATCAATATAGTTCATAATTTAAGCAAAAACCTTCCATCATCCTTGAATTGGATGCTGCATTCCCGAAGGATGGCTTGAGTTAGTAATGAACTATTATTACAAGTAACCCACACTTATCAAAAGAAATTGATGATCCCCACTGGTTTAAGATCTGGGTTTGGATCATTCAACCCTTTGTGTCATCCCGTGTTATAGCTTGAAGTAGAATGAAGTCACTATTTGTGGTGCCGAAATGAGGAGTCTAGTGAAACATAAATTTTGTCACTTGAAGACGGTTTGTTTGTTCAGCAAGTGGACCTCCTTTGTTTGCCTGCTAGTTTGGTACCTGCGAAATCTATGTCTTTGATGGGTTGTTACGTCCCTGATGCATTTCTTCTCTTTATTGGGGTGTCTGGACGAGTTTCAAACGTTATCGTTATGAGCTCTGAAGTAGTTTGCAACTCACTCATTTTGATTATTTTTACCTATAGCAGGAAATAGTGGTTTTATATGTTTGGACTCTGATGACGAAGCAAGAGGTGATTGTGAAGCGGAAATGTCGAAGGAGAATGAAGACATGGTTGCTGGATCGAACAACATGGAAATTAACTCTAGTTTTCCTGACTCTACTTCTTCTCCGTGTAAGACTTCTAAAACAATGTTTATGTCAAAGAGACTGAAGAATGCTTACATTAGTTGATAATAACTAAGATTACATTTGTCAATGAGGATAGTTGAATTGGGTATCCATCATTTAACAAGAAATAAGGAATCAATATTTCTCAGGGACGGACGATTATGTAGAAGATATTGGCGGCAGACCTTCAAACCTTGAATGTTCTTATGGAGATGCTATATATCAGGTAAGGATAGAGTAGTACAGTACACTATTCGCGTTTCACTTTTCCTGGAAAAAAAACATTACTAGTGAAGGACAAAAAGGAAACAATGTAACGGCAAGCGTATGATGTGTAGCTCTTCCTAATTGCTATTGCATATAGTTATAACTTTTTacttaagaaaagaaggattaatGTCCTTTTCACTTAGCAATAACCTGATGGCCGATTCAACAGTCTCAGGGATGCTATGAGGAAGAAAATGGGATCTCGACTTCCCAGAAAGATAAAGATGTTGGACTAAATCCAAGAAGAAATAGTCGCAAGGATGATGCTAATGAtaggaagaagaaaacgaaagaaGACAAACTTCGTTTGATTGAGGAAAAAAAACTCAAGAAGGAGGTCAGCTTTTCTAAACATGCTATtatataacaattttttttaattatatttgtATGTTAAGCATTCAAGGTTTGAGTTTGCAGCAAGAGAAATTGCAAAAGCAAGCTCAGAAAGCTGAAGCAGCGGAGCTGAAGAAATTACAAAAAGAACAGCAAAAGTGGGAGAATGGTAAATTTGCTCTAAAATCTATAGTAGCTGAAATTGATGCTAAGGTAGTGGAGATTGGTGCCATTGGAGGTACATCAACTGTTTATGACTTTTCGTCTTGGTTATACACTTTGGATGTTCAATTGAATTTATTTGACGGCTTGGATATGTTACTAAGATATTGGTTATTATCCAGGACCTATTCTTACAAGGCTAGCAGAGAAAGGTCTCAATTATCGTGTAACTTCCAATCCCATTGAAAGATCAATTTTATGGACAATTACTGTTCCTGATGAGCTTTCAAAGGTAATGCAAACCTCTGGTTGTAAatgtttgttgttctttcggtgtGTAACCAAAAGTTCAATTATGATAAAGATAATTTGCAGCAAGATTAGTTCCTCCATAAACTGTTATACTATAATTATGTAACAATTCATTCATGTCTTCATATGCAGATAAGTTTCTCAAAAGGTATACGCCTTAAACATGACATATTTGTGCCATTACTTATCCGAAACTGACTTTAGTTGAATGGTGCAGTTATCATCCAAGGGATCAGAGGttccatacatattgattgtgcgCCAGGCAGAAGAATTTTGTAATCTTGTCTCCAACGAAACTTTAATGGAAGATGTCTTGAAGGTTCAAAGTAGATATCCCTCATACACAATTTGTTATCTCACAAATAGACTAAAATCAtatatcaacaaaaggtatgtgaaggcaTACATTTtctaaagtttttgttttgttttgttttatttattattcctTTAGTTTTACCCATCCTTGTGATTTCATTGTTTAGTATGACTCCCACCTCGAAAATGTCACTATATTTACTTCAAAAATGTCCAAATCCCATCTTCTTTGATTGTAATAGGGAACAAGAGCAGTTTAAGGATCCATCAAACAGTACTTGGAAACGCCCACTGGTTGATGAGGTTTGTTATCTTGATAAAATAGTAATACACATATAATCCATCCCTATCTTGAAGTCACGAAAGATGCATACTCTAGTGATCCTAGAATGAGGTTtcattttttctgaatatatcaaATTGTTGCAGGCGTTCTCAAAATTAGCTACTGATTTTGAAAAAGTACATTCGCGGCAATGTGTAGATGAAGCTGAATTAGCTGAGCATGTTGTTGGTTTAACATCTAGCCTTGCTACATGCCAATTCAGGTAATGCACACTTGAAACTCAATCTTAGCTTAGGTGACTCTGTTGCTGTTCATTTTATAAGTTGATCCTCAATTCAGTTGGTGGTTCTTAATTTTTATTCTGGCCCACCATTTAAAGATTACTCAACTTCACTGCGTTTTCTCTTAGGGTTTGTTAAGTATATCTATTAAACTGTTAGAGAATTGGATCTGTATCAGCCGTGTGAAGTTTATTCTATAGAGAGTCTCTGTTTTGTTATAACTTTCAAATTAGCAGTACATGTCTTTCTTCCCATCTGCATGGAGCTTTGTGTCATTGTTTCTTGTAGAAAAAGCAGAGGGAAGAAACTGGGATAGTGTGCCAGGTTTCGTGAATTTCATTGTTGTGAATACCACTCTCTTCTTATATAGATTAGTGTAGTTAACACGAGTCTTTGGTAAAGATGTATGGCTTTATATCACTGTCACGTTGTTCAAGGGTGtggattaacaaaaaaataattatatactCGGTGATAGTACAATATAATCATATTTCATCCTGCAAGTTGTCTTGGGCATGATTCCGCACTCGTAATCTGACTTGTACGCATCTGGACCTTACCAAAAATGTCCTTTGTCATTGTTTCAATGTTTCTTCCTTTATCTATAAGATTATGAACTTCACTTCTTCTGCTGGATTTTCAAATaaattgtttattttgtgttCATTGCCAGAAAGAAACTAACACGGCTGTCAATAAATGCCAATGGATCCATCGTCCCCAAGGATTTCGTTGACAAGAAACTTATACAAAATAACATCTGGTAAGTAAATTTGTTTGTACCGTGGCGAATATCACATTTGGTGGTTCTTTTCCTCTTTCTCAAAATTCTATTGGAAGTAGAAACTGAGACAAACTATGTTCTTTTCAAACTCAAAGCACAATAAATTTAAAAAGCGCATTGGTCCTATACCAGATACTCTTGTTTCTTGTTATCACtccatattttttttctctttctttcttttcttttcttttcttttttttttttttttgatagatccttcatttcttttttatctttatgTATTTGTCAAGTTATGACTTACGTTTTGAGCAGCTACACCCACGGTTTGTGATATTTAGTATCCATATTTTCAGGTTGAAGGCACTAGTGGCCATTCCGAAGGTACAACCTAGGTTTGCCGTCGCCATTGGGAAAAAGTACCCGACCATGAAATCTCTTCTGCGTGTCTACATGGACCCAAGTAAATCTGTGAGTATCAGCATTAACAAGAGTTAATCGATTATGTTTAGTGCTCACCATAGTGATTACGTAATTCATCTTTCATAACAAAGCAAATAGTTTGATTGTCAACTTTCCAAATATTCCTCGCACAAAGAACATGCGGAACTCGAGAAAAGAATTTCCATTTTCTTGGCCGTCTAAAGACATTGGAGCTACCCTTTATAGGACTTTCAGATACTGTGTGCTGCTACTGTAAACAATACATCGTCATGAAATCCTAAGCTTTTCATTTTTTGACCCCATAAAAGACGTGAAAATATAAATCTAGATGTTTGGTTTGGTTGTTTTTGTCTGAGTCATTTTTGATACAGGTGCATGAGAAGGAATTCCTGCTCAAGGATATACCAACAGAGGGGTTGCTAGGTACGGAAGATGGGAGGAGAGTAGGGGAAGTATGCTCCAAGAGAGTGTACAGAATCCTCATGGCCCAAAATGGAGGCATCAAAACTGATGATGTTGAAAATGGTGCGGATTTCTTTAGGTGCTAAAGGTTAGTTATTGAATGCAAGTGGCTGAATGAGTCTGCCCCCCTCACCTCATCATTCATCCACATCTGACTATTTAACTCGCTGTATATTTGCTTGTACAGTTCTATGTATTTATGTACATcaccacttactgtctgaaatctCACTTAGACTAATATGTGATGAGAGTATAGGGTAGTCGCAATGGACAACTAACAAACAGTCTTCATCGATGTGTCGATGTGATCGGCAGGTACAACTATAGGTAAGCCGTCCACTCATTTAGTTTATAAAAGAGAAAGGGATGTCTTCATTTCTATCTTCTTTTTATAAAGTGGGAATTTTGTTATTTCTAATCAACACTTTCATTTCATTACATTTAATCCATGATTAGACGTGGTTTCCAGACTTGGATTTGCACCACTATTTCAAAATGAATAATTAAACTTTGTTCAAAAGTGGAAATCATAGTATGGGTATCCTTTTCTTCTTATTCAATTCGCTTGTACTAATCCTAATTGAACAAACGGTtcacagttcatgaacttttaattCTTTAGTGAGAAAACTTTGGCTTCCCtgatttaatgtttttttttttttttgaagaaattgtGGAGCTCCTCTGAGTTTCAAACTCAAATTGTGAGAATTTAATACCTTGCCATTTTAATGAAGTCCCATGTTTGCTAAGATAGATCAAATGTTTTTAAGCTAGATTCACCAAAAAGGCTTATCATTTTAAAGAGACGTGTTGGTGTTGGTTTGTGGAGCTTACCAGGCTCGCACCTCCACTGGCACTAGAAGTGTGCCACCACCATTTCCATCTGATTAGATTTGAGCCACTTCTTCCTTGTATTAATCCTAATTGAACAAACGGTtcacagttcatgaacttttaattCTTTAGTGAGAAAACTTTGGCTTTTAATAACTACTGTTAGTTGGAGACCCACTAACACTATCATCTTCACCAGCATTTCATTTTCATTGTCATTGTCCTCAGCATCATCATCACTTCCGATACCACACCTCTTCCAGTTGTTCTTAACCATGATTTGATATTATTCCCATggtggaaaagaaaaggaaaggcaCAAATGCTTTGACACACCAACAACATCCTCACATGGGGTCTTATGCCAATTCAGTCTTGTCCCCACCAATCCCACACCCACAAACACACATCATTTACATGTTCACATCACCCCCCACCGTCCATCTACCATCGTTTCAGCCATTCGAGGTTCCTTtggtttctttttagtttttagtttttattttttgttggctTGCAAGTGGTACATTACAAGCTAGCATGCATTCATGCTCATGTATTTTATATACTTTACATTTGAACCCAAAGGAAGTTCACTTCCCCCTTCCAATATCTGTCTCTAGGTAGTCTCTATAATCTATATATAGAGAGAGGTTTAAAGAAGATATGCTCTTCTCTTTTGAGCACATATTCTCAGTCTCTCTGATAGTATAATCTATAGTAGTTATTATAAAGGCTTTTTGATACTGTAATAATAAGATCACATATATGGAGAAGAGCAAAACATTCCCGGATCAGTACTACTCATCGTCTAATAACAGTGGAGAATTCGAAGAGGACGGGCCAAATAATTTCAGCTTTAATGGTCCGAGTGTCAAAGGAGATGGTTTCGCAACTTCCAGCGACCCTGAGATAAAGAGGAAGAAAAGGGTGGCTTCTTATAACGTGTTTACGACGGAGGGTAAAGTAAAATCAACCATGAGAAACAGCTTTAGATGGATCAAGACCAAGTTCACTGATGTCCGCCATGGCGTATGAAGAATCACTACAAGCTTAGCAGCCAGCTAGAACTCCAACACAGAATAAATGGTTAAGCAAGCAATTCTTCTGCCTAGCTGAGCTGATTGGACTGAATTTTGTAATACCTTAATTTGCATCCTAGATGTGTGTCGTGTTTCCTGTGGTGATCAATAATCCAAGGgacataaaataataattttcctGGTTATTGATTCATTCATGGAGTACAAAATCAAGTGTGTCAGTGTGAGTGTATGAATCATGTTCATGTATTTCATCGAAGGTTGCttgtcggtcggtcggtcgtaaGAAGGAATAAGATGACATTATTGTACAGTATTTATATACACTCTTATTAGTACATGGATTATTAAACCACTGGGAAATATGTTGTCTTCGTACTTTAATTTGTACTGTCAAAGGAATGGTTGCTTGGAGGTTTAAAACCAAACTAAAGGGAGTGAAAAGATGTGAGTATTCGTATCTCCTATTTAGCTATCGgcccgcgagttataaccccaaaggtgtcactatccatacacaaaaactccaacaaaacaaattgttcacaaaaacctcATTTAATATAATTGGTCTATATTACCCtcttagtttaaatcaccccaaaaaaacaaaaatcaaccccactttaattcttattatattgtcaccaccAACAAGCAACGCCACCTTCTaccaccgccaccgaccaccgaccgccaccgccaaccaccgccgccaccacctccgaccgccGCCGCCACCTTCGACCACCactgccaccgccaccaaccgccaccgccaccaccgccaccgaccaccactgcCGCCTccacccaccaccaccgccaccgaccaccaccactactgaccaaaatttagatgaaaccgattttggtttcatcataaatccgATGAagccgattttggtttcatcataaaataagatgaaaccctaattggtttcat
This DNA window, taken from Papaver somniferum cultivar HN1 chromosome 3, ASM357369v1, whole genome shotgun sequence, encodes the following:
- the LOC113357214 gene encoding crossover junction endonuclease EME1B-like isoform X2 encodes the protein MANDHVEILSDDDDPLLSPCPFPYNPPPTKRRKNNSDEGVATLLPSSSSTLVILDDDPTPIKKPTQSIFSSSSSPSFVPETPFSSLKDSSKSDVSVLKCANSADPKIGDSSFTLPSRNHREYSGNSGFICLDSDDEARGDCEAEMSKENEDMVAGSNNMEINSSFPDSTSSPWTDDYVEDIGGRPSNLECSYGDAIYQSQGCYEEENGISTSQKDKDVGLNPRRNSRKDDANDRKKKTKEDKLRLIEEKKLKKEQEKLQKQAQKAEAAELKKLQKEQQKWENGKFALKSIVAEIDAKVVEIGAIGGPILTRLAEKGLNYRVTSNPIERSILWTITVPDELSKLSSKGSEVPYILIVRQAEEFCNLVSNETLMEDVLKVQSRYPSYTICYLTNRLKSYINKREQEQFKDPSNSTWKRPLVDEAFSKLATDFEKVHSRQCVDEAELAEHVVGLTSSLATCQFRKKLTRLSINANGSIVPKDFVDKKLIQNNIWLKALVAIPKVQPRFAVAIGKKYPTMKSLLRVYMDPSKSVHEKEFLLKDIPTEGLLGTEDGRRVGEVCSKRVYRILMAQNGGIKTDDVENGADFFRC
- the LOC113357213 gene encoding peroxidase 12-like, whose amino-acid sequence is MSSYSSPSFLFLAFVALSTLVSTYDHHLVEAQTNTPPLVKGLSWTFYKSNCPELETIIRTELKKVFEKDIGQAAGLLRLHFHDCFVQGCEASVLLDGSASGPSEKNAPPNFSLRPQAFKIINDLQTLVQKACGRVVSCSDIVALAARDAVHLSGGPNYKVPLGRRDATAFATRNETIQNLPAPTANTSTLITALAAKNLTTTDLVALSGGHTIGVGNCSSFTNRLYPTQDPTMNQSFASNLKMTCPKADTINTTVLDIRSPNVFDNKYYVDLMNRQGLFTSDQDLYMDNRTRPIVTRFGVNQTLFFENFVFSMIKMGQLNVLTGTEGQIRVNCSARNPTSSSFYLSSVVDEEEDHEDMSATY
- the LOC113357214 gene encoding crossover junction endonuclease EME1B-like isoform X3, translated to MANDHVEILSDDDDPLLSPCPFPYNPPPTKRRKNNSDEGVATLLPSSSSTLVILDDDPTPIKKPTQSIFSSSSSPSFVPETPFSSLKDSSKSDVSVLKCANSADPKIGDSSFTLPSRNHREYSAGNSGFICLDSDDEARGDCEAEMSKENEDMVAGSNNMEINSSFPDSTSSPWTDDYVEDIGGRPSNLECSYGDAIYQSQGCYEEENGISTSQKDKDVGLNPRRNSRKDDANDRKKKTKEDKLRLIEEKKLKKEQEKLQKQAQKAEAAELKKLQKEQQKWENGKFALKSIVAEIDAKVVEIGAIGGPILTRLAEKGLNYRVTSNPIERSILWTITVPDELSKLSSKGSEVPYILIVRQAEEFCNLVSNETLMEDVLKVQSRYPSYTICYLTNRLKSYINKREQEQFKDPSNSTWKRPLVDEAFSKLATDFEKVHSRQCVDEAELAEHVVGLTSSLATCQFRKKLTRLSINANGSIVPKDFVDKKLIQNNIW
- the LOC113357214 gene encoding crossover junction endonuclease EME1B-like isoform X1: MANDHVEILSDDDDPLLSPCPFPYNPPPTKRRKNNSDEGVATLLPSSSSTLVILDDDPTPIKKPTQSIFSSSSSPSFVPETPFSSLKDSSKSDVSVLKCANSADPKIGDSSFTLPSRNHREYSAGNSGFICLDSDDEARGDCEAEMSKENEDMVAGSNNMEINSSFPDSTSSPWTDDYVEDIGGRPSNLECSYGDAIYQSQGCYEEENGISTSQKDKDVGLNPRRNSRKDDANDRKKKTKEDKLRLIEEKKLKKEQEKLQKQAQKAEAAELKKLQKEQQKWENGKFALKSIVAEIDAKVVEIGAIGGPILTRLAEKGLNYRVTSNPIERSILWTITVPDELSKLSSKGSEVPYILIVRQAEEFCNLVSNETLMEDVLKVQSRYPSYTICYLTNRLKSYINKREQEQFKDPSNSTWKRPLVDEAFSKLATDFEKVHSRQCVDEAELAEHVVGLTSSLATCQFRKKLTRLSINANGSIVPKDFVDKKLIQNNIWLKALVAIPKVQPRFAVAIGKKYPTMKSLLRVYMDPSKSVHEKEFLLKDIPTEGLLGTEDGRRVGEVCSKRVYRILMAQNGGIKTDDVENGADFFRC